Proteins from a single region of Parasedimentitalea psychrophila:
- a CDS encoding cytochrome c biogenesis CcdA family protein → MFGIEIIDAGLIPAMLVALIAGLISFLSPCVLPIVPPYLAYMSGVSIGDMQNPGAARRKAILAALFFIMGLSTVFLLLGFTASIFGAFVLQNQELFAQVSGLVVIIFGLHFLSVFRIPILDREMRMEAGQSGGSAIGAYVLGLAFAFGWTPCIGPQLGAILSLAASEASVARGTILLGIYALGLGVPFLLAAIFLSRSMVLMNKMKRHMGLIEKLMGGLLLLVGVMLVTGLFSTFSWWLLEAFPALALLG, encoded by the coding sequence ATGTTTGGTATTGAAATCATCGATGCAGGCCTAATCCCTGCTATGCTCGTCGCGCTGATCGCCGGTTTGATCAGCTTCCTTTCCCCCTGTGTGTTGCCCATCGTGCCACCCTATCTGGCCTATATGAGCGGCGTTTCAATAGGAGATATGCAAAACCCCGGTGCGGCCCGCCGCAAGGCGATACTGGCCGCGTTATTTTTTATCATGGGCCTATCAACTGTGTTCCTGTTGCTGGGCTTTACCGCGTCGATTTTCGGCGCCTTTGTCCTGCAAAACCAAGAGCTCTTCGCGCAGGTCTCGGGCTTGGTGGTGATCATCTTCGGGCTGCATTTCCTGTCGGTCTTCCGTATTCCGATTCTGGATCGTGAGATGCGAATGGAGGCGGGGCAGTCCGGTGGATCAGCGATTGGCGCCTATGTACTGGGCCTTGCCTTTGCCTTTGGCTGGACGCCCTGTATTGGCCCGCAACTGGGGGCAATTTTGTCGCTGGCAGCGTCTGAGGCCTCGGTTGCCCGGGGAACCATTTTGCTGGGTATTTATGCGCTTGGCCTTGGCGTTCCCTTCCTGCTTGCTGCCATATTCCTCAGCCGTTCGATGGTGCTGATGAACAAGATGAAACGCCACATGGGTTTGATTGAAAAACTGATGGGTGGGTTGCTTTTGCTGGTGGGGGTGATGCTGGTGACCGGGTTGTTCTCAACCTTTTCCTGGTGGCTGCTGGAAGCCTTTCCGGCTTTAGCCCTTCTTGGTTAG
- a CDS encoding sigma-54-dependent transcriptional regulator, producing MAQAMKIAIVDDEQDMRQSISQWLALSGYDTETFASAEEALKVLSADYPGIVISDIKMPGMDGMQFLKKLMGSDSALPVIMITGHGDVPMAVEAMRVGAFDFLEKPFNPDRMSELAKRATGARRLVLDNRVLRRELSDGTQIMKKLIGASPVMDRLKEDILDLGQADGHVMIDGETGTGKTLVAHALHAVGSRAGKKFVLVSCAALEEEALSRRLFGPMMPEDSLLPAIEEARGGTLVLEDIDALTEPLQGKLLSVINEQGTPGETRIVAISNLQEAGKTCEDALRPDLFYRLAALRITVPPLRQRGEDILTLFMRLSEQFSEEYGCEAPKVSAQEAAQLLQAPWPGNVRQLINIAERAVLQARRGSGTIASLLMSDHEEMQPVMTTEGKPLKEYVEAFERMLIDNTMRRHKGSIASVMEELCLPRRTLNEKMAKYGLQRSDYL from the coding sequence ATGGCCCAGGCCATGAAGATCGCGATTGTCGACGACGAGCAGGATATGCGCCAGTCGATCAGCCAGTGGCTGGCCTTGTCAGGCTATGACACAGAAACATTTGCCAGCGCCGAAGAGGCGCTAAAGGTGCTGAGCGCCGATTACCCCGGCATTGTGATTTCCGATATCAAAATGCCGGGCATGGACGGGATGCAATTCCTGAAGAAATTGATGGGCAGCGACAGCGCCCTGCCAGTGATCATGATCACCGGTCACGGCGATGTGCCGATGGCGGTGGAGGCGATGCGGGTCGGGGCCTTTGATTTCCTTGAGAAACCGTTCAACCCGGACCGAATGTCAGAGCTTGCCAAACGAGCGACCGGGGCCCGGCGTCTGGTGCTCGACAACCGGGTGCTGCGCCGTGAACTGTCGGATGGCACCCAGATCATGAAAAAGCTGATCGGCGCCAGTCCGGTGATGGATCGGTTGAAAGAGGATATTCTGGACCTTGGCCAGGCCGACGGTCACGTGATGATCGACGGGGAAACGGGCACTGGTAAAACTTTGGTGGCGCATGCTTTGCACGCTGTTGGCAGCCGGGCCGGTAAGAAGTTTGTATTGGTCAGCTGTGCGGCGCTGGAAGAGGAGGCGCTGTCCAGACGGTTGTTTGGACCGATGATGCCGGAAGATTCGCTGTTACCGGCCATCGAAGAGGCGCGCGGTGGCACATTGGTATTGGAAGATATTGATGCGCTGACCGAGCCCTTGCAGGGCAAGTTGCTCAGCGTGATCAATGAGCAGGGCACCCCAGGCGAAACCCGCATCGTTGCGATCTCAAACCTGCAAGAGGCGGGTAAGACCTGTGAGGATGCCTTGCGACCGGATTTGTTTTATCGTCTGGCCGCATTGCGTATCACGGTGCCGCCGTTGCGGCAGCGCGGCGAGGACATTCTGACCCTGTTTATGCGGCTCTCTGAACAGTTTTCCGAGGAATACGGCTGTGAGGCCCCCAAGGTCTCGGCGCAAGAAGCGGCGCAATTGCTGCAGGCGCCCTGGCCGGGCAATGTGCGCCAGTTGATCAATATTGCCGAACGGGCGGTGTTGCAGGCGCGGCGCGGCTCTGGGACCATTGCCTCGCTCCTGATGTCCGATCACGAGGAAATGCAACCGGTGATGACAACCGAGGGCAAGCCGCTGAAGGAATACGTAGAAGCCTTTGAGCGGATGTTGATCGACAATACAATGCGCCGCCACAAGGGCTCGATCGCATCGGTGATGGAAGAGCTCTGCCTGCCGCGCCGGACTTTGAATGAAAAAATGGCCAAATATGGTTTGCAACGGTCCGACTATCTCTGA
- a CDS encoding FadR/GntR family transcriptional regulator encodes MKIDPNSSANLSAQIAKAIRDSIVAGDLIIDQRLPSEAELADYFQVSRPTVREALKRLAAKSLIRTQRGATGGAFVNRISFEEAYSDHVTTSTLLLSMNAVSFDTACEARYALERACAPLSALRRTPDQLATMRAEILRQSRPSLTDESFCESDVAFHRALVDGADNPVLSYQLAGSIEAMQPLMNIITFSARSREKIISLHSQITDAIETRDGTAATLGLNDLEAETRGLAASVFAARSAAKHPLQPAVAPDPRAGSKHLRSLL; translated from the coding sequence ATGAAGATCGACCCCAACAGCTCAGCCAACCTCTCGGCTCAGATTGCCAAGGCCATAAGGGACTCGATTGTTGCCGGCGACCTGATCATTGACCAACGGTTACCCTCAGAGGCCGAATTGGCCGACTACTTTCAGGTTTCGCGACCTACAGTTCGCGAAGCTCTGAAACGATTGGCCGCCAAATCCCTGATCCGAACACAACGCGGCGCGACTGGCGGCGCTTTTGTCAATCGGATCAGCTTCGAAGAGGCGTATTCTGATCATGTCACCACCTCCACCTTGTTACTATCGATGAATGCGGTCAGCTTTGATACCGCCTGTGAGGCCCGATATGCGCTGGAACGCGCCTGCGCCCCCCTGTCCGCTCTGCGCCGCACCCCCGATCAACTGGCCACCATGCGCGCCGAAATACTGCGGCAAAGCCGACCAAGCCTGACTGATGAATCCTTTTGCGAGTCTGATGTCGCATTTCACCGCGCCCTGGTCGATGGCGCCGACAATCCGGTTCTGTCGTACCAACTGGCCGGGTCGATTGAAGCCATGCAGCCGCTGATGAATATCATCACCTTCTCGGCCCGGTCCCGAGAGAAAATCATCTCACTGCACAGCCAAATTACGGATGCCATCGAAACCAGAGACGGCACTGCAGCCACCCTTGGTCTAAATGATCTCGAGGCCGAAACCCGTGGCCTTGCCGCCAGCGTTTTTGCGGCTCGATCGGCGGCAAAGCACCCCCTCCAGCCCGCCGTTGCCCCGGATCCTCGCGCCGGATCAAAACACCTCCGGAGCCTGCTTTGA
- the fumC gene encoding class II fumarate hydratase, protein MSETRTETDSFGPLEVPADKYWGAQTQRSIINFPIGWERQPIAIVRALGVIKKACAQANIELGKLDAERGDAIIQAAAEVYAGKFDDNFPLVVWQTGSGTQSNMNSNEVIANRAIEILGGVIGSKQPVHPNDHCNMGQSSNDTFPTAMHIATAEMAHNILLPGLEKLHAAMVKKVEDFEGIIKIGRTHTQDATPLTLSQEFSGYTHQIAMGIKRVKTALGSIYELAQGGTAVGTGLNTPKGWGEKVAANMAAITGLPFVTAPNKFEALAAHDAMVEISGALKVVAVSLFKIANDIRLLGSGPRCGLGELILPENEPGSSIMPGKINPTQCEALTQVCAQVLGNDAAVGFAGSQGHFELNVYKPMMAYNVLQSMQLLGDAASTFTDNLVVDLQADRDRIETLMRESLMLVTALAPEIGYDNATKVAKTAHKNKTTLKHEAVELGFVDEETFDRVVRPENMVGPK, encoded by the coding sequence ATGTCCGAGACCCGCACAGAAACCGACAGCTTTGGCCCACTCGAAGTTCCCGCAGACAAGTATTGGGGCGCACAGACGCAGCGCTCGATCATCAATTTCCCGATTGGTTGGGAACGTCAGCCCATCGCCATTGTGCGCGCCCTTGGCGTCATCAAAAAGGCCTGCGCCCAGGCCAATATCGAACTTGGCAAACTGGACGCCGAACGCGGCGATGCGATCATTCAGGCGGCAGCCGAGGTCTACGCCGGCAAGTTCGACGACAATTTCCCGCTGGTGGTCTGGCAGACAGGCTCTGGCACCCAGTCGAACATGAACTCCAACGAGGTCATTGCCAACCGGGCGATTGAAATTCTCGGCGGGGTGATCGGCTCCAAACAGCCGGTGCACCCAAATGATCACTGCAACATGGGTCAATCCTCCAACGACACCTTCCCCACTGCGATGCATATCGCAACGGCTGAGATGGCCCATAACATATTGTTGCCCGGCCTGGAAAAACTACACGCGGCAATGGTCAAAAAAGTCGAAGACTTTGAGGGCATTATCAAAATTGGCCGCACCCACACCCAGGATGCCACCCCGCTGACCCTGAGCCAGGAATTTTCCGGCTACACCCACCAGATCGCGATGGGCATCAAACGGGTCAAAACTGCGCTGGGTTCAATCTATGAACTGGCACAGGGCGGCACCGCTGTTGGCACCGGTCTGAACACTCCCAAAGGCTGGGGCGAGAAAGTCGCCGCCAATATGGCCGCGATCACCGGCCTGCCTTTTGTCACCGCCCCCAACAAGTTCGAAGCTCTGGCCGCCCATGACGCCATGGTCGAAATTTCGGGGGCGTTGAAAGTCGTCGCCGTGTCGTTGTTCAAGATCGCCAACGACATCCGCCTGCTTGGCTCTGGGCCGCGCTGCGGTCTGGGTGAATTGATCCTGCCGGAAAACGAGCCCGGATCGTCAATCATGCCGGGCAAGATCAACCCAACCCAATGCGAAGCGCTGACGCAGGTCTGTGCACAGGTATTGGGCAATGATGCCGCTGTCGGTTTTGCCGGCTCCCAGGGGCATTTTGAGCTCAACGTCTACAAGCCGATGATGGCCTACAACGTGCTGCAGTCCATGCAGCTGCTGGGCGATGCGGCCTCGACCTTTACCGATAATCTGGTCGTGGACTTGCAGGCGGATCGGGATCGCATCGAAACGCTGATGCGCGAAAGCCTGATGCTGGTGACGGCTCTGGCGCCCGAGATTGGCTATGACAATGCCACCAAGGTCGCCAAGACCGCACATAAAAACAAAACCACGCTCAAGCACGAAGCGGTTGAGCTGGGCTTTGTCGATGAAGAAACCTTTGACCGGGTGGTGCGCCCGGAAAATATGGTAGGCCCCAAGTAA
- a CDS encoding Rne/Rng family ribonuclease, with protein MAKKMLIDATHAEETRVVVVDGNKVEEFDFESENKRQLAGNIYLAKVTRVEPSLQAAFVEYGGNRHGFLAFSEIHPDYYQIPVADRQALMEEERVYAEAMRAKDDEEDSKPAKPRRSRSRSRTKAEDVASKDAVETKEVEIPQTEISGMETIDLSDEADTGSADVLGVSEGSSPMETVAETPVEEPVQEQSEPQVEAAEGAVDAVAEDAAPVAEATVTEDETTSEQPVVQDAAAETSVAEDDATEAKEPGDDEPDADDNRADAISKDSTIESVADEDDSEDIRPRRKPRPRRYKIQEVIKVRQVLLVQVVKEERGNKGAALTTYLSLAGRYCVLMPNTARGGGISRKITNVVDRKKLKEIANEIDVPSGAGLIVRTAGAKRTKAEIKRDYEYLQRLWEQIRELTLKSIAPAKIYEEGDLIKRSIRDLYNREIDEVFVEGERGYRIAKDFMKMIMPSHAKNVKRYNETLPLFARYQVESYLGGMFNPTVQLKSGGYIVIDVTEALVAIDVNSGRATKEGSIEDTATKTNLEAAEEVARQLRLRDLAGLIVIDFIDMDERKNNAAVEKKIKDKLKTDRARIQIGRISGFGLMEMSRQRLRPGMLEATTQPCPSCHGTGLIRSDDNMALTILRQIEEEGTRNRSREVLVRCPVSIANFLMNQKREHIAQIEARYGMSVRIEGDPHLISPDFTLEKFKTATRAVSVATAPVVSVDTSLMDQVDADEAEAIEDEEEEVVVEITEVSTEAAETSDESETKPKRKRRRRRRRSGKSDDAENGSEDGSDDSAEAAVAAETVSEADGAVSGEVTADGEQPAEDEKKPKRTRTRSRSRSRGNKSKVEAAEGEATPSTDAPAEVAVVDEPAAAEQPATEAEPTPVVAEPVAEAAPEVSVETAVADVTEAAPAEQPEAAVETTEPETVAVATPEVAAEPVAVAEVVAEPVPETAPEVIETAPEVIETAPEVIETAAPETAEADTIVEAAPEPAVAEPELVAAEEVAPEPEQPPKPKRRGWWSLGN; from the coding sequence ATGGCAAAGAAGATGCTTATTGATGCCACCCACGCCGAGGAAACTCGGGTTGTGGTGGTCGACGGAAACAAGGTTGAGGAGTTCGACTTTGAATCCGAGAACAAACGCCAGCTTGCTGGCAATATCTATCTGGCAAAAGTAACCCGGGTCGAACCCTCTCTGCAGGCAGCCTTTGTTGAATATGGCGGCAATCGTCATGGCTTTCTGGCGTTTTCGGAAATTCACCCCGATTACTACCAGATCCCGGTCGCCGACCGGCAAGCTCTGATGGAAGAAGAGCGCGTCTATGCCGAGGCAATGCGCGCCAAGGACGACGAGGAAGACAGCAAGCCTGCCAAACCGCGCCGGTCACGGTCGCGAAGCCGTACCAAGGCTGAAGACGTAGCCTCCAAGGATGCGGTTGAGACCAAAGAAGTCGAAATCCCCCAGACCGAAATTTCCGGTATGGAAACCATTGATCTCAGCGATGAGGCCGACACCGGTTCGGCTGATGTGCTTGGTGTGTCCGAAGGCAGCTCTCCGATGGAGACCGTGGCAGAGACCCCGGTTGAAGAACCTGTTCAGGAGCAATCCGAACCACAGGTCGAAGCCGCTGAAGGTGCCGTTGACGCGGTGGCTGAAGATGCTGCGCCTGTTGCTGAAGCTACAGTGACCGAAGATGAGACCACCTCGGAGCAACCTGTAGTGCAGGATGCGGCTGCGGAGACATCCGTGGCAGAGGATGACGCGACCGAAGCAAAAGAGCCGGGCGACGATGAGCCGGATGCCGACGACAACCGTGCGGACGCCATCTCAAAAGACAGCACAATCGAATCGGTTGCGGATGAAGACGACAGCGAGGACATCCGTCCGCGCCGCAAGCCACGTCCACGCCGCTACAAGATTCAGGAAGTTATCAAAGTTCGCCAGGTTCTGCTGGTTCAGGTCGTCAAAGAAGAGCGTGGCAACAAGGGCGCTGCTCTGACCACATATCTGTCGCTGGCAGGTCGCTACTGCGTGCTGATGCCCAACACCGCCCGCGGTGGTGGTATCTCGCGCAAGATCACCAATGTTGTTGACCGTAAAAAACTGAAAGAGATCGCCAACGAAATCGACGTGCCGTCAGGTGCGGGCCTTATTGTGCGCACCGCTGGTGCCAAACGCACCAAGGCTGAGATCAAGCGCGATTATGAATACCTGCAACGGCTGTGGGAACAGATCCGCGAGCTGACGCTGAAATCAATTGCGCCCGCCAAGATCTATGAAGAAGGCGATCTGATCAAACGCTCGATCCGCGATCTTTATAACCGCGAAATCGACGAGGTGTTTGTTGAGGGTGAGCGCGGCTATCGCATCGCCAAAGACTTCATGAAGATGATCATGCCGTCGCACGCCAAGAACGTGAAACGCTATAATGAAACCCTGCCGCTGTTCGCCCGTTATCAGGTCGAAAGCTATCTGGGGGGCATGTTCAACCCGACCGTTCAGCTGAAATCCGGTGGCTATATCGTGATTGATGTCACCGAGGCCCTGGTGGCCATCGACGTCAACTCGGGCCGCGCCACCAAAGAAGGCTCGATCGAGGACACCGCCACCAAGACCAACCTGGAGGCCGCCGAAGAGGTGGCCCGCCAGTTGCGACTGCGGGACCTTGCTGGCCTGATCGTCATTGATTTCATCGACATGGACGAGCGCAAGAACAACGCCGCCGTTGAGAAAAAGATCAAGGACAAGCTGAAAACCGACCGCGCCCGTATTCAGATTGGTCGCATTTCGGGCTTTGGCCTGATGGAGATGAGCCGCCAGCGTCTGCGCCCCGGCATGCTCGAAGCCACCACTCAGCCGTGCCCCTCGTGTCACGGCACTGGTCTGATCCGCTCCGACGATAATATGGCGCTGACCATTCTGCGCCAGATCGAGGAAGAGGGCACCCGCAACCGCTCACGCGAAGTCCTGGTGCGCTGCCCGGTCAGCATTGCCAACTTCCTGATGAACCAAAAGCGCGAGCATATCGCCCAGATCGAAGCCCGCTATGGTATGTCGGTTCGCATCGAAGGGGATCCGCATCTGATCAGCCCTGACTTCACATTGGAAAAGTTCAAGACAGCCACCCGTGCGGTGTCGGTCGCGACGGCTCCGGTGGTATCGGTTGATACATCGCTGATGGATCAAGTGGATGCTGACGAGGCTGAAGCCATTGAAGATGAAGAAGAAGAGGTGGTTGTCGAGATCACTGAAGTCTCTACTGAAGCGGCTGAAACATCGGATGAATCTGAGACCAAGCCCAAGCGCAAGCGGCGTCGTCGCCGGCGTCGGTCGGGCAAATCTGATGACGCCGAAAACGGCTCTGAAGATGGCTCGGATGACAGTGCTGAAGCCGCTGTTGCTGCTGAAACCGTCTCCGAAGCAGACGGTGCTGTCTCGGGCGAGGTGACAGCTGATGGCGAACAGCCAGCCGAAGACGAGAAAAAGCCAAAGCGGACTCGCACCCGGTCGCGGTCACGGTCGCGCGGCAACAAGTCCAAGGTTGAAGCTGCCGAAGGTGAAGCCACTCCGTCGACTGACGCTCCGGCCGAGGTTGCTGTCGTGGACGAACCCGCTGCAGCTGAACAGCCAGCGACTGAAGCTGAGCCTACGCCAGTAGTTGCAGAACCAGTGGCAGAAGCTGCACCAGAGGTTTCTGTTGAAACCGCTGTTGCCGACGTCACTGAAGCAGCACCCGCTGAGCAGCCCGAGGCTGCGGTGGAAACGACTGAGCCTGAGACGGTTGCGGTTGCCACACCCGAGGTGGCTGCAGAACCTGTGGCCGTTGCTGAGGTGGTCGCCGAACCCGTGCCAGAGACCGCACCGGAGGTGATAGAGACTGCACCGGAGGTGATTGAGACTGCACCGGAGGTGATTGAGACTGCTGCACCGGAAACGGCTGAGGCAGACACAATTGTCGAAGCCGCACCCGAACCGGCTGTGGCAGAACCGGAGCTGGTTGCCGCTGAAGAGGTCGCTCCTGAGCCGGAGCAGCCGCCCAAGCCAAAGCGCCGCGGCTGGTGGTCGCTGGGCAACTAA
- a CDS encoding ribbon-helix-helix domain-containing protein: MNSRPRKHSLTLRGHRTSVSLEDEFWAAFRKIAEDGDRPINVLAAEIDESRGTDCGLASAIRLFVLRRLTSP, translated from the coding sequence ATGAACAGCCGCCCCCGCAAACATTCGCTGACCCTGCGCGGACATCGCACCTCGGTATCGCTTGAGGACGAGTTCTGGGCCGCCTTTCGCAAAATCGCCGAAGACGGTGATCGTCCGATCAACGTTTTGGCCGCTGAAATCGACGAATCCCGAGGCACCGATTGCGGCCTGGCCTCAGCGATCCGGCTGTTTGTACTGAGGCGGTTAACCTCACCTTAA
- a CDS encoding DUF4169 family protein, which yields MAEPVNLNRFRKDQARAEKKARANQNAVKFGRNKAEKQLDRSRLENAKRDLDGHQNEP from the coding sequence ATGGCAGAGCCGGTCAACCTGAACCGGTTCAGAAAAGACCAGGCACGGGCCGAGAAAAAGGCCCGTGCCAACCAGAATGCAGTCAAGTTTGGCCGCAACAAGGCTGAGAAACAGCTGGATCGCAGCAGACTCGAAAACGCCAAGCGTGACCTTGATGGTCACCAGAATGAACCATGA
- a CDS encoding SspB family protein, with protein sequence MSRDIDYGNLMHTAMRGLIRTVLLDIADKGLPGNHHFFITFDTDHPDAELADWLSDRYPGEMTVVVQHWFDNLDVGKDGFAITLNFGDAPEPLYIPYDAIKTFVDPSVEFGLRFESADEDADGDAAAAVDETGDDPQEDSKPDADVVSLDSFRK encoded by the coding sequence ATGTCCCGCGACATCGACTACGGAAATCTTATGCATACAGCTATGCGCGGTCTGATCCGGACCGTTTTGCTGGATATTGCCGACAAAGGGCTGCCTGGAAATCACCATTTCTTTATCACCTTCGACACCGACCATCCGGATGCCGAATTGGCTGATTGGTTGTCTGACCGCTATCCTGGCGAAATGACCGTGGTGGTGCAGCATTGGTTTGATAACCTGGATGTTGGCAAGGATGGCTTTGCCATAACACTGAATTTCGGCGACGCGCCGGAACCGTTGTATATTCCCTATGACGCGATCAAGACCTTTGTCGATCCATCGGTCGAATTTGGCCTGCGCTTTGAATCTGCGGATGAAGACGCCGATGGGGATGCAGCCGCAGCGGTTGATGAAACCGGTGATGATCCCCAGGAAGACTCCAAGCCAGATGCGGATGTCGTGTCCCTGGACAGCTTCCGAAAGTAA
- a CDS encoding sulfurtransferase TusA family protein: MSDISEILDAIGLLCPLPVLKLRKRLKPLQQGALLQLLADDPAAVIDVPHFCNESGHTLLQITEADGHQIYLVRKGG; the protein is encoded by the coding sequence ATGAGCGATATTAGTGAAATACTGGATGCCATTGGCCTGTTGTGCCCGCTGCCGGTCCTTAAACTGCGCAAGCGGCTGAAACCCCTACAACAGGGGGCGCTTCTGCAGCTGCTGGCAGACGATCCCGCAGCGGTGATCGACGTGCCGCATTTCTGCAATGAGAGCGGCCACACACTGCTGCAGATAACCGAGGCTGACGGCCATCAGATCTATCTGGTCCGCAAGGGCGGCTGA
- a CDS encoding ester cyclase → MTMTKTEFLQYWFDEVWSNGNLSVVDQMYGAESSSTGAILIAPFRREDICELVTAIRELLSDIRVTFSHQMEQEDWLAVRAVIDAERADNGAKIQMTGQMFIRFEGQIIAESHSHFNYISLFEQLGQIPPDAIPILLTGQAMKWK, encoded by the coding sequence ATGACCATGACGAAGACCGAATTCCTACAGTATTGGTTCGACGAAGTTTGGTCGAATGGAAACCTGAGCGTTGTAGACCAAATGTACGGCGCAGAGTCCTCATCCACCGGCGCCATTTTGATTGCCCCATTCCGACGAGAGGACATTTGCGAATTGGTGACTGCAATTCGCGAACTTCTAAGCGACATCCGGGTCACCTTTAGTCACCAAATGGAACAAGAGGACTGGTTGGCTGTGCGCGCCGTGATCGACGCCGAGCGGGCAGACAATGGCGCAAAAATTCAGATGACCGGGCAAATGTTCATCCGTTTTGAAGGACAAATCATCGCCGAATCTCATAGTCACTTCAACTACATCTCCCTGTTCGAGCAATTGGGCCAGATACCGCCAGATGCCATACCCATTTTACTGACGGGACAAGCAATGAAATGGAAATAG
- a CDS encoding cytochrome P450, which yields MMPPKPPSRPGKVSLWRYLRLFRQDILSAQPARLYHAWMAEFRTPFFRSFLINQPDLVKEVLKNRPDDFPKSNRIAEGLRPLLGNSVFLTNGEIWKRQRRIIDPAFEGGRLKDSFPAMWDAAEAAVERLQGQLDRPIEIEAQTSHVAADVIFRALFSIPIEHEVAAQVFTRFRDYQRSQPILNLAAFIPMPGWMPRFFKSSTKRDAAEIRRLITQLTNDRMRAIEAGDAPDDLATKIMTTTDPVTGQQFNTEEMVDQVAIFFLAGHETSASALAWTLYLMALYPEWQDRVAAEAAALEEQSFAVMSKLRTSRDVFREALRLYPPVPMMVRQATCPEQFRDRDVPVGSQLVVSPWHLHRHDRLWDNPDGFDPGRWATENGKTCQREAFIPFSTGTRVCPGAGFAMVEGPLILSMLLRAYRVEAVVGREPVPVAHLTVRSRDGIWLKLHRR from the coding sequence ATGATGCCGCCCAAACCGCCGTCCCGACCGGGGAAAGTCTCGTTGTGGCGCTATCTCCGCCTGTTTCGCCAGGACATCCTGTCGGCGCAGCCCGCACGGCTGTATCACGCCTGGATGGCCGAGTTCCGCACGCCGTTCTTTCGCTCATTCCTGATCAACCAGCCTGACTTGGTGAAAGAGGTGCTTAAAAACCGCCCCGATGATTTTCCCAAATCCAATCGTATTGCCGAAGGGTTGCGGCCATTGCTGGGGAATTCGGTCTTTCTGACCAACGGGGAGATCTGGAAGCGTCAGCGCCGGATCATTGATCCGGCCTTTGAAGGCGGGCGACTTAAGGATAGCTTTCCAGCCATGTGGGACGCGGCAGAGGCGGCGGTTGAACGGCTGCAAGGGCAGTTGGACAGGCCCATCGAGATCGAAGCCCAGACCAGCCACGTGGCCGCAGATGTAATATTTCGGGCGCTGTTTTCGATCCCCATCGAACATGAGGTCGCGGCTCAGGTGTTCACCCGGTTTCGGGATTACCAGCGCAGCCAACCAATCCTGAATTTGGCCGCCTTTATTCCAATGCCAGGCTGGATGCCGCGGTTCTTCAAGTCATCGACCAAACGGGATGCGGCGGAGATTCGCAGGCTGATCACTCAGTTGACCAATGATCGAATGCGGGCAATTGAGGCCGGCGATGCACCGGACGATTTGGCGACCAAAATCATGACCACCACTGATCCGGTAACAGGGCAGCAGTTCAACACCGAGGAAATGGTTGATCAGGTGGCGATTTTCTTTCTGGCCGGACACGAGACCAGCGCCTCGGCGCTGGCCTGGACCTTGTATTTGATGGCGCTTTACCCGGAGTGGCAGGATCGTGTGGCTGCCGAGGCGGCGGCCTTGGAGGAGCAGTCATTTGCGGTGATGTCGAAACTGCGGACCAGTCGGGATGTGTTCCGCGAGGCGCTGCGGCTGTATCCTCCGGTTCCGATGATGGTGCGTCAGGCAACCTGCCCTGAGCAGTTTCGTGACAGGGATGTGCCAGTGGGATCGCAACTTGTGGTCAGTCCCTGGCACCTTCACCGGCATGACCGGTTGTGGGACAACCCGGATGGATTTGATCCCGGCCGTTGGGCAACTGAGAACGGAAAAACCTGTCAACGCGAAGCCTTTATTCCGTTCTCAACCGGCACCCGGGTTTGCCCTGGTGCCGGGTTTGCCATGGTTGAGGGTCCATTGATCCTGTCGATGCTGCTGCGCGCCTATCGGGTAGAAGCTGTTGTCGGGCGCGAACCGGTGCCGGTGGCACATCTGACCGTCCGGTCGCGGGACGGCATCTGGTTAAAACTGCATCGGCGGTGA